From a region of the Aeoliella mucimassa genome:
- the dusB gene encoding tRNA dihydrouridine synthase DusB, with translation MSFDTTTTNSDSPKPLAAPIWIGDLKIDPPILAAPMAGFTNYPFRQIVREFGGAGLIATEMVNAKGFVWLDEQEATHPDRLWGVADEPRPLAVQIWDNDPPTLAKVGHRLATEYGVSVVDINFGCPVRQVTQKAHSGSYLLSQPERMGQIIEQVVAACHPTPVTAKIRLGCTRDKINAIDIAQVVEGAGAAALTVHGRTAADMFRGEADWDKISAIKPYLKRIPLIGNGDLDTAAKVVSAFERYDIDAVMIARACLNKPWLFAHAAAALRGEPVPEEPTLSEQRELMLHHYRLVCERFGPEKGTVLMRKFACCYAQGRRGARDFRKHVARVTTPEEFQAVVTEFFPRDLVDAMAS, from the coding sequence ATGAGTTTCGATACTACCACTACCAATAGCGATTCCCCCAAGCCGTTGGCGGCCCCCATTTGGATCGGCGATCTGAAGATCGACCCGCCGATTCTGGCGGCACCGATGGCGGGCTTCACGAACTACCCGTTCCGCCAAATTGTTCGAGAGTTCGGCGGAGCCGGCCTGATTGCGACTGAAATGGTCAACGCTAAGGGCTTTGTGTGGCTCGACGAGCAGGAGGCCACTCATCCCGACCGGCTGTGGGGCGTCGCCGACGAACCCCGCCCGCTGGCGGTGCAGATCTGGGACAACGATCCCCCAACGCTTGCGAAAGTCGGTCATCGGCTGGCCACCGAGTATGGTGTAAGCGTCGTGGACATCAATTTTGGCTGCCCAGTACGCCAGGTCACTCAGAAGGCCCATAGCGGCTCGTACCTACTTAGCCAGCCCGAGCGGATGGGGCAGATCATCGAGCAGGTGGTCGCCGCTTGTCATCCGACGCCGGTAACGGCCAAGATTCGCCTCGGCTGCACCCGCGACAAGATCAACGCGATCGACATCGCCCAGGTGGTCGAGGGGGCCGGTGCGGCCGCGTTAACGGTGCATGGTCGTACTGCGGCCGATATGTTCCGCGGTGAAGCCGACTGGGACAAAATATCGGCGATCAAGCCGTATCTCAAGCGAATTCCGCTGATCGGCAACGGCGACCTCGACACCGCTGCGAAGGTGGTCAGCGCGTTCGAGCGATACGATATCGACGCGGTGATGATCGCCCGCGCGTGTTTGAACAAGCCGTGGCTCTTCGCCCATGCGGCTGCCGCGCTGCGCGGCGAGCCAGTGCCCGAAGAGCCGACGCTCAGCGAGCAGCGTGAGTTGATGCTGCATCATTACCGCTTGGTCTGCGAGCGATTCGGGCCCGAGAAGGGTACCGTGCTAATGCGTAAGTTCGCGTGCTGCTACGCCCAAGGCCGCCGCGGCGCCCGCGACTTCCGCAAACACGTCGCCCGGGTCACCACGCCCGAAGAGTTTCAGGCGGTGGTGACGGAGTTCTTTCCGCGCGATCTGGTCGACGCGATGGCCAGCTAG
- a CDS encoding alanine/glycine:cation symporter family protein: MFLRKYAFWPFFLALFLLVVAATTSTTAWAQDAEPGTTAESADTDIAETSSEPTDSEDTPEEGWIRKLERQIDQFFGVLVSYMVAVLFYDFGTSNWLGTSVPFVVVWLAGGAIFLTFRMGFINLRAFGHAIRVTKGDYDDPDDPGEVTHFQALTSALSATVGLGNIAGVAIAVGTGGPGALFWMIAAGFFGMTSKFVECTLGQAYRKVEPDGHVSGGPMRYLDVGLSEMGLGALGKVLSIVFALLCIGASFGGGCAFQVNQSMNLVKSQLSIVDQYGWIYGLVMVVAVGIVIIGGIRRIAATAEKIVPLMCGVYVLASLAVLFQHYDRIPWAFQHIFSEAFELKSAFGGMLGVMVIGIKRSSFSNEAGVGSAAIAHSAAKTDHPIREGVVALLEPFIDTIVVCTMTGLVIIISGVYDAEQYPKAAEAIAANDGAGLTSMAFEQVISWFPYVLTVAVVLFAYSTMISWSYYGERCFTFLFGRKWSLAYRIAFLFAVLLGSVIKATNVLDFSDLMILSMAFPNMLGLFLLSGKVKRLLDDYWTTLKTGGFASEEHHGKPRGAN, from the coding sequence ATGTTCTTGCGTAAGTACGCCTTTTGGCCCTTTTTTCTGGCTCTTTTCCTGCTCGTGGTAGCGGCAACCACCTCCACTACCGCCTGGGCTCAGGATGCCGAGCCTGGCACCACGGCCGAATCAGCCGACACCGACATTGCTGAAACCAGCTCTGAACCAACCGACTCAGAGGATACCCCAGAAGAGGGGTGGATTCGCAAGCTCGAACGCCAAATCGACCAATTCTTTGGAGTTCTTGTCAGTTATATGGTGGCGGTCCTGTTTTACGACTTTGGCACTTCTAATTGGCTAGGAACTTCGGTGCCGTTTGTTGTGGTTTGGCTGGCCGGTGGGGCCATCTTCCTGACCTTCCGCATGGGGTTTATCAACCTGCGGGCATTCGGGCACGCGATTCGAGTCACCAAGGGCGACTATGACGATCCCGACGATCCGGGCGAAGTCACCCACTTCCAAGCACTCACCTCCGCTTTGTCGGCAACCGTGGGTTTGGGCAACATCGCAGGTGTCGCCATCGCGGTTGGTACCGGCGGCCCTGGGGCTTTGTTCTGGATGATTGCAGCGGGCTTCTTCGGTATGACCAGCAAGTTCGTCGAGTGCACGCTCGGCCAGGCTTACCGCAAGGTGGAGCCCGATGGCCACGTGTCAGGCGGCCCAATGCGTTATTTGGATGTTGGTCTAAGCGAGATGGGACTCGGTGCGCTCGGCAAAGTGCTGTCGATCGTTTTTGCCCTGTTGTGCATCGGCGCCTCGTTCGGCGGTGGCTGTGCGTTCCAGGTCAATCAATCGATGAACCTGGTGAAGTCGCAATTGTCGATCGTCGACCAGTATGGCTGGATCTACGGTTTGGTCATGGTGGTCGCCGTGGGTATCGTGATCATCGGCGGCATTCGCCGAATCGCTGCGACCGCCGAGAAGATTGTACCGCTTATGTGCGGTGTCTATGTGCTTGCCTCGCTGGCGGTGTTGTTTCAGCACTACGATCGTATTCCATGGGCTTTCCAGCATATTTTCAGCGAGGCCTTCGAGCTCAAGAGTGCCTTTGGTGGCATGCTCGGCGTGATGGTCATCGGCATCAAGCGTTCCTCGTTCTCCAACGAGGCGGGCGTTGGTTCGGCGGCGATTGCCCACTCGGCAGCGAAGACTGACCACCCCATCCGCGAAGGTGTTGTCGCCTTGCTCGAACCCTTTATCGATACCATCGTCGTCTGCACGATGACCGGCTTGGTCATCATCATCTCGGGCGTTTACGATGCTGAGCAGTATCCCAAAGCTGCCGAGGCGATTGCTGCGAACGACGGAGCGGGCCTCACCAGCATGGCGTTTGAGCAAGTGATCTCATGGTTCCCCTACGTGCTTACCGTAGCGGTCGTGCTATTCGCCTACTCGACCATGATCTCCTGGTCGTACTATGGTGAACGATGCTTTACCTTCCTGTTCGGTCGCAAGTGGTCGCTGGCTTACCGCATCGCGTTCTTGTTCGCGGTGCTGCTCGGATCAGTGATCAAGGCAACGAACGTGCTCGACTTCAGCGATCTGATGATTCTCTCAATGGCCTTCCCCAACATGCTCGGCTTGTTCCTGCTTAGCGGTAAAGTAAAACGCTTGCTCGACGACTACTGGACCACGCTGAAAACGGGTGGCTTCGCCAGCGAAGAGCATCACGGCAAACCGCGTGGGGCCAACTAG
- a CDS encoding helix-turn-helix transcriptional regulator translates to MSATVFDSDDALLNLLRKRGSVEITELVDALGVTATAVRQRLTRLMDDGLITREESERRGRGRPRHSYQLTEKGRRTSGNNYADLVDVLWAEIRAIEDPEIQAGLLKRIATQLASRAGELSGATLGEKMQNLAQMMQQRRIPFEVEMKSDELPVLTAMACPYPELVEQDKSICAMERMLFSEVLGESLKLSGCRPQGDSCCSFEPSRAGDDSLSDPLPEEN, encoded by the coding sequence ATGTCTGCAACCGTTTTCGATTCTGACGACGCCCTGCTCAACTTGCTACGCAAGCGTGGCAGTGTTGAGATCACCGAACTGGTCGACGCCCTCGGCGTCACGGCCACGGCGGTGCGGCAGCGGCTGACGCGATTGATGGACGATGGTCTCATCACTCGCGAAGAGTCCGAGCGGCGAGGTCGTGGACGTCCGCGTCACTCGTACCAGCTGACCGAAAAGGGAAGGCGAACCAGCGGAAACAACTACGCCGATTTGGTCGACGTGCTCTGGGCGGAGATTCGTGCTATCGAAGATCCGGAAATCCAGGCCGGGTTGCTCAAGCGGATTGCGACTCAACTAGCATCGCGGGCCGGCGAATTGTCGGGCGCAACGCTGGGAGAGAAGATGCAAAATCTCGCTCAGATGATGCAGCAACGGCGGATTCCTTTTGAAGTCGAAATGAAATCGGATGAGCTGCCAGTGCTCACGGCCATGGCCTGTCCCTATCCTGAACTCGTGGAGCAGGACAAGAGCATCTGTGCAATGGAACGAATGCTTTTTTCCGAGGTGCTTGGTGAATCGCTCAAGCTCTCCGGGTGCCGCCCTCAAGGCGACAGTTGCTGTTCGTTCGAACCGAGTCGTGCAGGCGACGACTCTCTAAGCGATCCACTGCCCGAAGAGAACTAA
- a CDS encoding NADH-quinone oxidoreductase subunit B has translation MHEPWIEGRFEEGVVTTTVEQAINWARQSSIWPMTFGLACCAIEMMAAGAGRFDMDRFGAGAFRATPRQADLMIVAGTVTYKMASRVRRLYNLMPDPKFVIAMGACTVGGGPYFKYGYHVVKGVDLVVPVDVYVPGCPPRPEALLEGLMRIQDKINGHRIAKNGSGKLNDELPIPHHSGYVSAPADGEPMREHQKVTS, from the coding sequence ATGCACGAGCCATGGATTGAAGGCCGTTTTGAGGAAGGCGTTGTTACCACCACGGTGGAGCAAGCCATTAACTGGGCGCGTCAGTCGAGCATTTGGCCGATGACGTTCGGCCTGGCCTGTTGTGCCATTGAAATGATGGCTGCGGGTGCGGGCCGGTTCGATATGGACCGCTTCGGCGCTGGGGCGTTTCGTGCGACCCCGCGTCAAGCCGACCTGATGATCGTAGCAGGAACCGTGACTTACAAAATGGCCAGTCGAGTCCGCCGACTCTATAACTTGATGCCCGATCCCAAGTTCGTGATTGCCATGGGAGCGTGCACCGTGGGTGGTGGTCCTTACTTCAAGTATGGATACCACGTTGTGAAGGGGGTCGACCTGGTGGTGCCGGTCGATGTGTACGTGCCAGGCTGCCCTCCCCGCCCCGAGGCCTTGCTCGAAGGGCTCATGCGGATCCAAGACAAGATCAACGGTCACCGAATCGCCAAGAACGGTTCGGGCAAGCTGAACGACGAATTGCCGATTCCTCACCACTCGGGTTACGTCAGCGCTCCTGCCGACGGCGAGCCGATGCGTGAGCATCAAAAAGTCACCAGCTAG
- the sufC gene encoding Fe-S cluster assembly ATPase SufC yields the protein MSETLKITDLHVAVEGKPILRGVNLTIQRGETHALMGPNGSGKSTLGNAIMGHPSYEVTGGSIEIDGADLLEMDASERARAGVFMAFQRPMSIPGVKMADFLRHAATNVRNPNRKEGEDLIPMREFRRELKDKMSQLRMDEEFARRYVNDGFSGGEMKRAEILQLAMLRPKFAILDETDSGLDVDAVKLASQSIAEIGGAEMGILIITHHDKLLENNTPNFTHVMMGGRIVETGGVELARELYTEGYDRIRAAYPEAAALDAELSEEQATA from the coding sequence ATGAGTGAAACGCTGAAAATTACCGATTTGCATGTTGCCGTTGAGGGTAAGCCGATCCTGCGAGGTGTGAACCTGACGATTCAGCGTGGCGAAACCCACGCGTTGATGGGCCCCAATGGTTCGGGCAAGAGCACGCTTGGTAACGCCATCATGGGGCACCCCAGTTACGAAGTAACCGGTGGCTCGATTGAAATTGATGGCGCAGATCTCCTGGAAATGGATGCCTCGGAGCGTGCCCGCGCTGGTGTGTTCATGGCCTTCCAACGCCCGATGTCGATACCCGGCGTGAAGATGGCCGACTTCCTGCGTCACGCGGCTACCAACGTTCGCAATCCGAACCGCAAGGAAGGCGAAGACCTGATCCCGATGCGTGAGTTTCGCCGGGAACTGAAAGACAAGATGTCGCAGCTTCGCATGGACGAAGAGTTCGCGCGTCGCTATGTGAACGATGGCTTCTCCGGCGGCGAGATGAAGCGTGCTGAGATTCTGCAGCTGGCGATGCTGCGTCCCAAGTTTGCCATTCTCGACGAGACTGATAGCGGTCTGGATGTCGACGCGGTGAAGCTCGCCAGCCAAAGTATCGCCGAGATTGGCGGTGCCGAGATGGGCATCCTGATCATTACCCACCACGACAAGCTGCTGGAAAACAACACGCCCAATTTCACCCACGTGATGATGGGTGGCCGGATCGTCGAAACCGGCGGCGTGGAACTCGCTCGCGAATTGTACACCGAGGGTTACGATCGGATTCGTGCTGCTTACCCCGAAGCGGCTGCCCTCGATGCCGAGTTGTCCGAAGAGCAGGCCACGGCCTAA
- the sufB gene encoding Fe-S cluster assembly protein SufB, with protein MSTDVATPIEQPVIGEINKYDFITQTTGVFKARKGLDREVVEQISALKNEPDWMRKFRLDSLDIFESKPMPNWGGNIKLDFQDVYYYLKPTDGQGKTWDDVPQEIKDTFDKLGIPEAERKFLAGVKAQFESEVVYGSLQEDLAKKGVIFTDTDTAVREHPELLREYFGKIIPPEDNKFAALNSAVWSGGSFIYVPPGVKIDFPLQAYFRINAESMGQFERTLIIVDEGAEVHYVEGCTAPMYSTESLHSAVVEIMVKKNGRCRYTTIQNWANNIYNLVTKRAMAYENALMEWIDGNLGSQLTMKYPAVYMMEPGARGEILSIAFASKGQHQDAGAKLVHCAPNTSGRIISKSISKNGGRSSYRGLCKVEDGAINSKSNVVCDALILDPDSRSDTYPYIEVEEQQVQIEHEASVSRIGEEQLFYLMSRGLTEAEASSMIVSGFIEPLIKELPMEYAVEMNRLIELQMEGSVG; from the coding sequence ATGTCCACAGACGTAGCTACCCCCATCGAACAGCCTGTGATTGGCGAAATTAATAAGTACGACTTCATCACGCAAACCACCGGAGTGTTTAAGGCTCGCAAGGGTCTTGATCGTGAAGTGGTCGAGCAAATCTCGGCGCTCAAGAACGAGCCCGACTGGATGCGGAAGTTCCGCCTCGACTCGCTCGATATTTTCGAGTCGAAGCCGATGCCGAATTGGGGTGGCAACATCAAACTCGACTTCCAAGATGTCTATTACTACCTGAAGCCGACCGATGGGCAAGGCAAGACCTGGGACGACGTTCCTCAAGAAATCAAAGACACGTTCGATAAGCTCGGCATTCCCGAAGCGGAACGCAAGTTCCTGGCTGGCGTGAAAGCCCAGTTTGAGAGCGAAGTGGTTTACGGCTCGTTGCAGGAAGACCTCGCTAAGAAGGGCGTGATCTTCACCGACACCGATACCGCAGTTCGGGAGCATCCCGAGTTACTACGCGAGTACTTCGGCAAGATCATTCCGCCGGAAGACAACAAGTTCGCCGCGCTCAACTCGGCCGTATGGTCAGGCGGTTCGTTCATCTATGTTCCTCCCGGAGTGAAGATCGACTTCCCGCTTCAGGCTTACTTCCGCATTAATGCCGAGAGCATGGGCCAGTTCGAGCGGACGCTGATCATCGTCGACGAAGGGGCCGAGGTGCACTACGTGGAAGGTTGCACCGCGCCGATGTACTCGACCGAAAGTCTGCACTCGGCCGTGGTCGAGATCATGGTGAAGAAGAATGGTCGCTGCCGTTACACGACCATTCAGAACTGGGCCAACAACATCTACAACCTGGTCACCAAGCGGGCCATGGCCTATGAAAACGCGTTGATGGAATGGATCGACGGCAACCTCGGTAGCCAGCTGACCATGAAGTACCCTGCGGTCTACATGATGGAGCCCGGTGCTCGCGGCGAGATCCTCTCGATCGCGTTTGCTTCCAAGGGGCAGCATCAGGACGCGGGTGCCAAGCTCGTGCACTGTGCTCCAAACACCTCGGGCCGAATCATTTCGAAGAGTATCAGCAAGAACGGCGGCCGCAGCAGCTATCGCGGTCTCTGCAAAGTCGAAGATGGAGCGATCAACTCCAAGAGCAACGTGGTTTGCGACGCGTTGATTCTCGATCCCGACAGCCGCAGCGATACCTATCCCTACATTGAAGTCGAAGAACAGCAAGTTCAGATCGAGCACGAAGCAAGCGTTTCGCGCATCGGCGAAGAGCAACTGTTCTACCTGATGAGCCGTGGTTTGACCGAAGCGGAAGCAAGCTCGATGATCGTTAGTGGCTTTATCGAGCCGTTGATCAAGGAACTGCCGATGGAGTACGCAGTGGAAATGAACCGCCTGATCGAACTGCAAATGGAAGGCAGTGTGGGCTAA
- the sufD gene encoding Fe-S cluster assembly protein SufD, producing the protein MTAALEIQGFTKTDFEAFLAARPNEPAWLVDMRRQAWDRFEQLDWPARNDEEWMRTDIRMFHLNKFALPIEPTEAPSLNPGLLTHDVDLGGQLVGYNSQAASDSLSDSLASTGVLFGSLDRLVCEYADLLRPFFERHVVDPAKDKFAALHAACWSGGTLLYVPKGVAISEPLHALSALGDGGTDLSKTLVILDDGAEATLLTETASTSPTAGGLHCGSIELIVEPNAKLRYVNLQNWSHNVWHFAHQRATVDRNGSLQWTIGALGSKLAKVNQQVALTGPDADIQVNGVMFTEGRQHLSYNTHQHHMAPYCRSDLLYKSALQDRSRTVWRGMIKVDVAAQRTDAYQRNDNLMLASTARADSIPGLEIEADDVRCTHGSTSGRVDEQQVFYAMTRGYTRTEAIRLIVAGFFQQVFDRITIESVRNALGDAIARRVQDLDSAAAPQLEG; encoded by the coding sequence ATGACTGCTGCATTGGAAATCCAAGGTTTTACCAAGACTGACTTCGAGGCGTTCCTCGCGGCTCGCCCCAACGAACCGGCCTGGCTGGTCGACATGCGTCGCCAGGCTTGGGATCGTTTTGAGCAGCTCGACTGGCCTGCCCGCAACGATGAAGAGTGGATGCGTACCGATATTCGCATGTTCCACTTGAACAAGTTTGCGTTGCCGATCGAGCCGACCGAAGCCCCATCGCTGAATCCCGGCTTGCTGACGCACGACGTCGACCTGGGGGGGCAGCTGGTTGGTTATAACAGCCAGGCCGCGAGTGATTCGTTGTCGGACTCGCTCGCCAGTACTGGTGTGCTGTTCGGTAGCCTCGATCGTCTGGTGTGCGAGTACGCCGATTTGCTGCGGCCGTTCTTCGAACGTCACGTGGTCGATCCCGCCAAGGATAAGTTCGCTGCCTTGCACGCAGCCTGCTGGAGCGGCGGCACGCTGCTTTACGTGCCGAAGGGAGTCGCTATTTCGGAACCGCTACACGCCCTGTCCGCACTCGGCGATGGCGGCACCGACCTTTCCAAGACTTTGGTGATTCTTGACGACGGTGCCGAAGCAACACTGCTGACCGAAACCGCCAGTACCTCCCCGACCGCGGGCGGATTACACTGCGGTTCGATCGAGCTGATCGTGGAGCCCAACGCCAAGCTGCGATATGTGAATTTGCAGAACTGGTCGCACAATGTCTGGCATTTCGCCCATCAACGAGCGACGGTCGATCGCAATGGTTCGCTACAGTGGACCATCGGCGCGCTCGGCAGCAAGCTGGCCAAGGTGAACCAGCAAGTTGCCCTGACCGGCCCCGATGCCGATATTCAGGTCAACGGCGTTATGTTCACTGAGGGACGTCAGCACCTGTCGTACAATACCCATCAGCATCACATGGCTCCGTACTGCCGCAGCGACTTGCTTTACAAGTCGGCTCTGCAAGACCGCTCGCGTACTGTCTGGCGTGGCATGATCAAGGTCGATGTTGCGGCTCAACGCACCGACGCTTACCAACGCAACGACAACCTGATGCTGGCTTCGACCGCCCGCGCCGACTCGATTCCGGGGCTGGAGATCGAAGCCGACGACGTCCGTTGCACCCATGGTAGCACCTCGGGTCGTGTGGATGAGCAGCAGGTGTTCTACGCGATGACTCGCGGCTACACCCGCACCGAAGCGATTCGCTTGATCGTAGCTGGCTTCTTCCAACAAGTGTTCGATCGGATTACGATTGAGTCGGTTCGTAATGCCTTGGGCGACGCCATTGCACGGCGGGTGCAAGACTTGGACAGTGCTGCCGCGCCGCAGCTTGAAGGATAG
- a CDS encoding non-heme iron oxygenase ferredoxin subunit, translating to MSDFVSVASVDSFADPDRQLVEVDDQLVVLVHAGGNFFALDDVCTHDGGPLSDGAIDPEGCTIACPRHGAKFDLATGAAKTMPATKATKAHEVKVEGGQVYVRLAD from the coding sequence ATGTCAGACTTTGTTTCGGTAGCCAGCGTGGATAGTTTCGCCGATCCCGATCGGCAGTTGGTAGAAGTTGACGATCAACTGGTCGTGTTGGTGCACGCGGGTGGCAACTTTTTTGCCCTCGACGATGTTTGCACCCACGACGGTGGTCCGCTGAGCGATGGGGCCATCGACCCGGAAGGTTGCACGATTGCCTGCCCACGCCATGGAGCGAAGTTCGACCTAGCCACGGGGGCGGCGAAAACCATGCCGGCCACCAAAGCCACGAAAGCACACGAAGTGAAAGTGGAAGGTGGCCAAGTTTACGTACGCTTGGCAGATTAG
- a CDS encoding metal-sulfur cluster assembly factor: MPIAEDLIRESLKQVIDPELFVNIVDLGLIYEIKQDEQEDGTNHVTVDMTMTSPACPAGPQLMAQSKDAVEKLDGVDEVEIKLVMTPPWTQDRMTEDARDQLGIF; encoded by the coding sequence ATGCCGATTGCCGAAGACCTTATCCGCGAATCGCTGAAGCAAGTGATCGACCCCGAATTGTTCGTCAACATCGTAGACCTGGGGCTGATTTACGAGATTAAGCAAGACGAGCAGGAAGACGGCACCAACCATGTAACTGTCGACATGACGATGACGAGTCCGGCCTGCCCGGCGGGGCCGCAGCTCATGGCTCAGTCGAAAGATGCGGTCGAGAAACTTGATGGCGTCGACGAAGTTGAAATCAAGCTCGTGATGACTCCTCCTTGGACTCAAGACCGCATGACCGAAGACGCCCGCGATCAACTCGGCATTTTCTAG
- a CDS encoding ATP-grasp domain-containing protein, which yields MNLFIYEWVCGGGYLDRLGSAPDSLQREAWAMLSALVADFAALDGCQVATLVEQAYAEGIDAKVEVRLADSERARKSQFGKLVRQADYTVIVAPEFEGILLGLAGRVERLGGRLLSPDAAFVEIASDKQSTYERLYKPRIATPRGSVLMSGERFGDGMPYPIVVKPIDGCGSLGVVRHDGPGACPLESAAYRWEEFAEGLPVSVAFLCSGEHRLTLEPCVQRLNQPTDFTYLGGELPLSPEQSQRAHTLAAQAMDALPTTTGYVGVDLVLGDAPDGSDDKVIEINPRYTTSYIGLRAATEANLAATLLSLVTDGAAAEPTFDKAVAWNADGTLTSVESADR from the coding sequence TTGAACCTCTTTATCTACGAATGGGTATGCGGCGGGGGATATCTCGACCGCTTGGGTTCTGCCCCGGATTCCCTGCAGCGCGAAGCGTGGGCGATGCTCTCGGCCCTGGTGGCCGACTTTGCTGCACTCGACGGCTGCCAAGTTGCAACGCTCGTCGAGCAAGCGTACGCCGAAGGTATCGACGCGAAGGTCGAAGTCCGCCTTGCCGACTCCGAGAGAGCTCGCAAGTCGCAGTTTGGCAAACTGGTTCGCCAGGCCGATTACACAGTGATCGTCGCCCCCGAGTTCGAAGGTATCCTTTTAGGACTGGCTGGGCGAGTCGAGAGACTTGGCGGTCGACTATTAAGCCCCGATGCAGCATTTGTCGAAATCGCCAGCGACAAGCAGTCGACCTACGAACGGCTCTACAAACCTCGCATCGCTACGCCCCGCGGGTCGGTGTTGATGTCGGGTGAGCGGTTCGGCGACGGAATGCCCTACCCGATCGTGGTAAAACCGATTGATGGTTGCGGATCGCTCGGCGTCGTGCGACACGACGGTCCCGGTGCTTGCCCGCTGGAATCGGCCGCTTACCGGTGGGAGGAGTTTGCCGAGGGACTTCCCGTGAGCGTTGCCTTTCTCTGCAGCGGAGAGCATCGTTTGACGCTCGAACCTTGCGTGCAGCGGCTCAACCAACCGACCGACTTCACCTACCTCGGCGGGGAGCTTCCGCTCTCGCCTGAACAGTCGCAACGCGCCCACACGTTGGCCGCCCAGGCGATGGATGCGCTACCTACGACCACTGGCTACGTAGGAGTCGATCTGGTGCTGGGAGACGCCCCAGATGGCTCCGACGATAAGGTGATCGAGATTAACCCGCGTTACACGACCTCGTACATTGGACTCCGCGCGGCAACAGAAGCGAATCTGGCGGCCACGTTGCTATCGCTGGTTACCGACGGCGCGGCCGCGGAACCAACCTTCGACAAAGCAGTGGCCTGGAACGCGGATGGCACACTTACCTCGGTAGAGAGCGCGGATCGATGA
- a CDS encoding hydantoinase/oxoprolinase family protein has protein sequence MTGWLGIDVGGANLKVADGSEFAHHQPFALWQRPDELAEALTGLLQQSPACEAICATMTGELADCYETKRDGVLHITNALSEAAGDRRLVIYAVDGSFQSSASTFINPLRAAASNWHALARFASRFLPNSTGLVIDIGSTTADIIPVIAGEVASQSQTDFDRLVAGELVYTGASRTPVATIVSSLPYRGLQVPVAAEFFSTTGDVQAILGYPLPDDAESADGRGFSQQECIDRLARQICVDRESFNLEDAITACQYILPHQLFPLEMAALRVLRSFPSGEVPVIISGSGESLARQLVARLPRTTLVGSLGEQIGEVPSSCAAAVAVARLAMEQFS, from the coding sequence ATGACAGGGTGGCTCGGTATCGATGTTGGGGGAGCCAACCTGAAAGTGGCCGACGGCTCGGAGTTTGCCCATCACCAGCCCTTTGCCCTTTGGCAACGGCCCGACGAACTGGCAGAGGCCCTCACGGGGCTATTGCAACAGAGCCCCGCTTGCGAGGCCATCTGCGCGACGATGACAGGCGAGCTGGCCGACTGCTACGAAACAAAACGCGATGGGGTGCTGCACATTACCAACGCCCTCTCCGAAGCGGCCGGCGACCGCCGACTAGTAATCTACGCGGTGGATGGTAGTTTTCAATCTTCGGCCAGCACCTTCATCAATCCGCTCCGCGCGGCCGCCAGTAACTGGCACGCTCTCGCCCGGTTTGCGTCGCGGTTCCTGCCCAATTCCACGGGGCTGGTGATCGATATCGGTTCGACCACGGCCGACATCATTCCCGTGATCGCAGGAGAGGTAGCCAGCCAGTCGCAAACCGATTTCGATCGGCTCGTCGCTGGCGAGCTGGTGTATACCGGGGCGAGTCGCACGCCGGTGGCCACCATCGTGAGCTCGCTACCTTACCGTGGTTTGCAGGTGCCGGTCGCGGCCGAGTTCTTTTCCACCACCGGCGACGTGCAAGCGATCCTTGGCTATCCGCTGCCCGACGATGCGGAGTCGGCCGATGGTCGTGGCTTCTCGCAACAGGAATGTATCGATCGGCTCGCACGGCAAATCTGTGTCGATCGCGAGTCGTTTAATCTGGAAGATGCGATCACCGCCTGCCAATACATTCTTCCGCACCAACTGTTCCCACTGGAGATGGCCGCACTTCGAGTGCTTCGCTCGTTCCCCTCAGGGGAGGTTCCCGTCATCATTTCCGGCTCCGGCGAGTCGCTCGCCCGGCAGTTGGTCGCCCGACTTCCGCGTACCACGCTGGTCGGTTCCCTTGGCGAACAGATTGGCGAGGTGCCGAGCAGCTGCGCGGCGGCGGTGGCCGTCGCCCGCTTGGCGATGGAGCAATTTTCGTGA